The following coding sequences are from one Panicum hallii strain FIL2 chromosome 5, PHallii_v3.1, whole genome shotgun sequence window:
- the LOC112895080 gene encoding uncharacterized protein LOC112895080, which produces MEVDGAPDLTDFMNDWFFGTVGARHSGGGYDLTGESSKRPASPAGKNKQGKSGGGSASKQTQDWLEEAKRMVGAGSPGRMGSPSRQVPRFAGGSGAEPSPTLDRRDPMSRSARRHWQPGGIGDEILQRASISSPPRSDPFTSSAPPSPSPSLPPNPQSSRRKSRFRDGPTPDSPHRRTTSTSTSPTSAAHSRHRRHASASSAPAFAADGFDDGVARLNSFLRRQRAVIDDLAAGDRPASRPTKLVLSDASKSASSIVAAICYAWMLSSKADGQAAVPVVNMRRSRMARCRQAAWLLYHVGIDTSALLFADEVDMDGLIMGQRVSLLVVGQDVLKSKTEVSSVCTILTNTYCEDAYSLLQSLDIKKLLLAGILLDTSNLSKKCSNRDSDAVQLLLFGTSEHMRHELFQQLMLDHNDHSFVEYLKNTYRSSTTDDNDESPPEQKRSTSASGSSQDAKKSNSNNQRTTRGSGGKAADEASRGKNNFLAKWFGFGRK; this is translated from the exons ATGGAGGTGGACGGGGCGCCGGACCTGACCGACTTCATGAACGACTGGTTCTTCGGCACGGTCGGCGcgcggcacagcggcggcgggTACGACCTGACCGGCGAGAGCAGCAAGAGGCCAGCATCGCCAGCGGGGAAGAATAAGCAGGGgaagagcggcggcgggagcgccAGCAAGCAAACGCAGGATTGGTTGGAGGAGGCGAAGAGGATGGTCGGGGCCGGATCGCCGGGGCGGATGGGCTCGCCGTCCAGGCAGGTGCCACGGTTCGCCGGCGGGTCCGGGGCGGAGCCCTCGCCGACGCTCGACCGCCGGGACCCGATGTCGCGGTCTGCGAGAAG GCACTGGCAGCCGGGCGGCATCGGCGACGAGATCCTGCAGCGCGCGTCCATCTCGTCCCCTCCGCGCTCCGATCCCTTCACCTCCTCTGCGCCGCCCTCCCCGTCCCCCTCCCTGCCCCCAAACCCGCAGTCGTCACGACGCAAGTCCCGCTTCCGCGACGGCCCTACCCCCGACTCCCCCCACCGGCGCACCACCTCCACATCCACCTCGCCCACCTCCGCGGCGCActctcgccaccgccgccacgcctCCGCATCTTCCGCACCAGCATTCGCCGCCGATGGGTTCGACGACGGTGTCGCCCGCCTCAActccttcctccgccgccagCGCGCCGTGATCGACGATCTAGCCGCAGGGGACCGCCCCGCGTCCAGGCCCACCAAACTCGTGCTCTCCGACGCCTCCAAAA GTGCGAGCTCGATTGTGGCGGCGATATGCTACGCGTGGATGCTGTCGAGCAAGGCGGATGGCCAGGCAGCGGTGCCGGTGGTGAACATGCGCCGGAGCAGGATGGCGAGGTGCAGGCAGGCGGCTTGGCTCCTCTACCACGTCGGGATCGACACCTCAGCGCTGCTCTTTGCCGATGAG GTTGATATGGATGGACTAATAATGGGCCAGCGAGTTAGCTTGCTTGTGGTGGGGCAAGATGTTCTGAAATCAAAAACTGAG GTGAGCTCGGTTTGTACAATCTTGACCAATACCTATTGTGAAGATGCTTATAGCCTACTTCAGAGTTTGGACATAAAGAAACTTCTG CTTGCAGGTATCCTATTAGATACGAGCAACCTTTCCAAGAAGTGCTCAAACAGAGATTCAGATGCTGTTCAATTGCTTTTGTTCGGTACATCTGAGCATATGAGGCACGAATTGTTTCAGCAAT TGATGCTTGATCACAACGATCACTCTTTTGTTGAGTACCTGAAGAACACCTATAGAAGTTCAACCACAGATG ATAATGATGAAAGTCCTCCAGAGCAAAAACGATCTACTTCAGCATCAGGATCATCCCAAGATGCTAAGAAGTCAAATTCAA ATAACCAAAGGACAACACGTGGAAGTGGCGGAAAGGCTGCAGATGAAGCTTCTCGCGGGAAAAACAACTTTTTGGCGAAATGGTTTGGTTTTGGCCGAAAGTAA